TTACCGGCTATAAAAAAGGCCACTTCAGTATGGTGGTGGGCTATGACAAGCGTGGCAACCTCAATGCGCTGGGCATCAATGACGCCAGTACTTACAGCTATATTCAGCAGCACAGTTACACCTTTGATGCGCTGGGGAACCTGACCAGCCGGGCCCTGACTGGTGAAGCAACCCCGACCACTTTTGGGTACGATGTACTGAATCGGGTTACCAAAGTAAATGGCGAGGAGCGTTATGGCTACGATGCCAATGGTAATCTCAAGAGCAAAGACGGCTGGACGCAAAAGTATGGCAAGGCAGGTGACCCCTTACATGCCATCTATGAGCGGGTTAAAGGGTCGCAGACAGAGGCCTTCAGCTACGATGCCAACGGTAACCAGCTGTCTGCAACGGTGCACCTGAACGGCCGTACCCACACACGCACGCTGGATTACAACGCCCGCAATAAGGTCACCCAAATCAGCCAAAATGGTGAGGTGATAAACTTTGCGTATGATGCCAATAACCGCCGCTACAAGCGCACTGAGGGCAGTAAAACCATTTACTATGTGGGCGCGCTGGAGATTGTCGATGAAGGCGCCAGTGGTGAGTTTGCGAACCAGAAGTACATACGCCGCAGCATTAACGGCGACGCGGTGCAAACCTACCACCCCAATGGCCAGGCCAGCCTGCAATGGCTGTTCACCGACCATCAGGGCTCAGTGGTGGCGATCACCGACTACGCCGGTAAGTTCCTCAAACGCTTTAAATACGATGTGTTTGGTAAACAAAGCGAGATAGTCAGACCGCCCAGCAGCGACGCCAGCTACACTGACTGGTCCACCGCCACCCTGGGGATATTTACCCGGGTACCGGCAAACAACCGCAGCTACACCGGCCATGAGCCCATCACGCTCGGTGGCGACAACCGCATCATTCATATGAATGGTCGGATCTACGATGCAGATACCGGACGATTTATGCAGGCAGATCCGGTGGTGCAGGCGCCGAGTAATTTGCAGAGTTACAACGCGTACAGCTATGTACTGAACAATCCGCTTAGTCGGATTGATCCAAGTGGTTATATTTCACTGAACCCGTTTAAGAAAATAACCAGAAATCTAATCCGTGGTGCCGTCAAAATATTTGGTGCAGAGCTGACCAGTATTGCAGGGAATGTAGCCTCTATATTCTGTGGTCCGGCTGTAGCTGCGTGCGCAGGTGCCTGGAACTACGAATTTACCCGGGCAATGGGAGGGTCCTCATCACAGGCGTTTAAGGCTGGAGCAATCGCTGCTGTTACTGCTCAGGCTTTCAGATCTATTGGTGAGCATTTTAGCGCGATGTCTTCTGATAACTTGCTGGCTGCAAAACATGGTATTGGTAATGTGACTTACGATTTTGGTGGCTTGTCATTAACTCGTGGTCAGATCGCTGCTCAGATTGCTTCACATGCTATCGTAGGGGGAATATCAGCTTCTGTAAGTGGTGGCAAGTTTGGCCATGGGTTTCTCAGTGCCGGTATAACCAAGGGAGCCGGTGGTGCGTTCCTGCCTGGCGGCGCAGGCCTGAGTGCTATCCAGATAGCAAAAGGTACGGTAGTCTCGTCGATTATTGGTGGTACAGTCTCAGCAATTACTGGCGGTAAGTTTGCTAATGGTGCTCGTACTGGGGCCATGCAGTTCTTGTTGAATCAGGTGGGTGAGTCGATTAGGGATATTTACAGATCTTTCGGTGTATATACGTCCAGTGATAAAGTTGTAGGTTTCATAAAAGGCTGGGAAAGCTTCAAGGCTAGCCCATATAAAGTATTGAATTCCGATGGTGAGCCTACTGGAAATTGGACCGTTGGGTATGGTCATGAAATATCAAATGAAGAGTACTTAAGCGGTTCATATAACAATATTTCTGAAGAAAGAGCAATGGAGTTACTGATGAGTGACATTGCGGCAGCTGAGGTTCGTGTAAACCGGTTTATAGCTAATAATGGTGGAACCAAATTGAACCAGAATCAATATGATGCGTTCGTTAGTTTATCTATGAATGCAGGCTATATAGGGAGGTTTCCAAGCCTATCATCGAACTTTTCACAAGCGAATCATGGTGGAGTAGCGTTTGAGTTTTTGGATATAACAAACGGGGGGTATCTGGGTTGGTGAAAAGAAGAACCGCAGAATATAACATGTACCTCAACGGCGATTATTCGGGGAGACCATAGGAATGAGAATAGCAGTTGTTTTATTATTATTTTTTCAAGCAGCTTCTTATGCACAATGCTCAAATGTTAAGGCACTTAAAAGTATGATGACTAGTTCAAACTTTGAATATCTTAGCGAGCATCTTAAGTACCCTATAAACGCTAGAGTGGGTGGTTCTAGTGTCAAAGTGATAAACAGTAGGGTGCTTGTTGCGATTTCGAAGTCTATTTTTACTCAAGATTTTATATCGCAAGTTGAGACAATGAGTGAAGATGAGTTTGCATTTGAATTTGGTGTAAATAAACCTGAATGTACTCTTAGTTCACTAGAGCTGACCGTAGATTCAGAAGAGTTGCGATATGCTAGGTCTGGTATAAGCTCAAGCAGAAAGTTGTTTAAATTTTTGGAAATGATAAACCAGACCATTGATGCAAAGCGTTACAGTGATTTGGAAAATATATTCTGGTTTCCTTTCTATATTGAACATGGGGAGGCCCTGATTAAAATTGAGAATAGCCATGACTATTCATCCAATGAAGAACTGATATTTTCACCTGAATTGAGCTTGGTTCTAAAAAAGTCACTAGAAAACAAGGCTTTTATTGAGGATAGTAATGGATTGATTTTGGACAAGAAAGGGAGTGTTTGGATTGTTGAGCGACATGGCAGTTTATATCTTCAGGTTTTGAGTTTAGAAGTTGGAAAATAAGCTCTGTCAGATGAGTAGAGCTTAAGATAGCACGTATCCTGCACAGGCGCTCTTTGAGCGCCTTTTTTCTGTGCAATCACGCCAGCGCGGTGTGCAGTGGAAATCAGCGCGGGCATGCACAATAGACCAGCGGAGGGGGCATTTGCGGCCAGTCCCACCAATTGGCTGTGCTGCCGAAATTGATGGCTCGCGCTGGCAGTCACTGCATAGTTCTACTTATTTGGTCTGCTTATCACGCTGTTTTTATTTGCACTCATGATTGGAGGCGTTGAAGGTACTTGATGCTGCGTAGTATTTTTGGCAACCAACCATTGCTATGATCTTCAGAGTGACCGTGTTTCAGCCCGGCAATACCCGCTTTTACCCATCCTTGGTCAGAGCTGCTATATAGATTGATAAACAACATTTTATTAAATGTATCATCATGAATTAAACCGAGCGATACCATGTCTTGTGCAACGTCCCGGTAATATTCACTCAGTGCTTTCAGGTAACCAGGCTGGACAGGAGTGAAATAATGGCAGATCTGAATATATTCAGATGGATCTATACCTTTTCTGATATCATAACTGTACATTCCTTCTTCAATTTGCTTCTTTGTTTTGGGGAAAAACAACTCGTACACATAGTCATATAACTTTGACTGAATAAAACTAAATGGTGTAAATGTGGTGAGTTGCATAAAGTGCTGGTGTGAAAATATCTCCAGATGCATTTTGTTGTAACCAGGGACGAGTGACAACAAGAGTAAGCAAGTAAATGCATCCGGCGTTATGAAATTGGTAATGTGCCGCAGTTGACTTGCGTTTATGTGCTGAGTGCGACTGGGGTGAGCTAAATCAGTATTTGGTTCAAGAATTTTACAAGTGACTCGTGGGTCCAGAGAGTACAGAAATGAATCTATATTTTTCACGCATTGTTCAGGGTTGTTCAGCAGACTCCACAGCGGATTAAGCAGGCATCCAGATGCCCCCGGAACCAGGTTATCTAGCAGCTGAATTTTAGTCATACTGCCAACTGGGCTCTCGTTCCATTTTTTATATAAAAAACTGGCAGAGCAATTTCCTATCTTTCGCTTTTCAATCAGAGCGCTTAACTGATTCAAGCTGTTCAACCTGAGTCGAGTCAGTATTAATCCGAGCCAGTATCGGGTTGCCAATAGCTTAATTTCTCTTTTAAGGGCCCTGAATTGAGTCAAATCTATTCTCTGCTCTAAGTTTGGCACGCGCATGAATAACTCCAAGAAAAATTTATTAACGTTCTGATTATTATGCTTTTTAATGTTTTTTCGCAGCGAATTCATTCCATAAAGCATAGTACAGAAGACAGTTTTCGCAGGTGTGTATAGGGTCTACACTTTGTTTTAGTCTCTAACAATGTATGACAAGCGATATGACGGCTGATTCAGATGGGAGTAAAAATATGCATATGTTGGCTGAAGAGTTTGAAACACAGCTATTACAGCTTTACGGCTCTCCAATTTTATCTGGAGAAAATTTGAGGACGGTATTGGGTTACTCGAGTCTTGATGCGTTCAGGCAGGCAATGCACCGAAAAACAGTACCCGTGCCCTTATACACGATGGAAAATCGTCGGGGTCGTTATGCGTATGTCAAAGATGTGGCTGATTACCTGGCAACCATGCGCCATAAGCAGCCGTAGCACACACTGTAATTGATATTGGGGAGGTGATTACTCGACGAGTTTATTAGTAATTAACCCTTTTCCAAGGCACAGATAGCGAAAAAGCCAGCATTTTGCCGATGCTGACTTCTTCTGGGTTGTCGAAATTTGATTGGCTCGACACCTTAATTAAAGCTGTCCAGCGCCAGACTGTCAAGCTGGGTGACATATCCGGCCTGGGCGTTTATGTGCCTTGATTTCGTTATTTCAGAAATTAAGGAGTCCTATTATGGACGCACATAAGTTACGTAATTTATTACGTTTATTGTTAAATACAAATTACTCCAATGGTTACATTGCAAACCTGAGCGGATTGGCTCCAAATACAGTCAAACGCTATCGAAAGAAGTTGCAAAGTCAGCCCCTGACAATACAAGCATTGGATGAGTCTGATGACAATCAACTCAATAGCTTGTTCACTACGCACAAAGCAAACGCCTTTCAACGTCGCCAGCCAGATTGGCCTTATATTCATGGGCTTATGCAGCTGAGACACCAAACGTTAATACAGCTATGGGAGGAATATCGAAGAGCAAATCCCAAAGATGCCTATTGTTATTCCCAGTTCACGCACTACTACCGTAACTATATTAAATCAATTGATATCACGATGCGGCAGCACTATGCACCCGGAGAAGTGGCCTTTGTTGATTTTGCGGGAAAGCGCCCATCATGGACAAAGCTTAAGTTTGGGAAACAGCAGTTTGCCGAGCTATTTGTGGGCGTTTTAGGTCATTCACAGCTGATATTCGCCATTGCTGTGCTAAACCAGAAGATGGAAAGTTGGTTGTATGCGCATCAGCAGATGCTCAATTATTTTGGAGGTGTCCCACAGCTGATAGTCCCTGATAACTTAAAATCCGCCGTCACTAAGCCTGGTAAGTTTCCGGTTATTAATCGAAGTTATCAGGAGATGTCGGAGCACTACGGGTTTGTGATAGAACCCGCACGGGTGCGCAGACCGCAAGACAAATCATTGGCGGAAATCGGAGTTTTGCTGGTCACTCGTTGGATCACCGTGGTCCTTCGGCGGCGGCAGTTCTTTAGTTTAGAAGAGATGAATGTGGCGATCAGGGAGCTGCTTGAAGTACTAAACAATCGACCGTTTAAACGCTACGAAGGGTGCAGGCGTTCCCGGTTCGAGACTCAGGAATCTGAGACACTCATGCCCCTGACTGCCGAGCCTTTTGATATTGGTCACTGGATCCATCATCAAAAAGTAGACAGAGACTACCATGTGTACGTTTATGGTCACGCGTATTCTGTTCCCTTTGAGTTTGCGCATCAGTACGTTGATATCAAAGTCTGTCCAAAAAAAGTAGAAGTCTACTGCCATCATAAGCAAGTTGCAATTCATGTCCGCAGCCATGTTCAGGGTGGTGCAACAACAGAGAATCGGCACAGGCCTAAAAGCCACAGAGCCTATGCAGAGCAATCAAGAGAGAGTTTTTTAAAGTGGGCTGAAGGGGTTGGCTCTTGTACGGTTTCAGTAGTCACCGCGCAATTTTCAGAACAGGCTGACCACTCGTTGAAGGGGTGTAAAGCTTGCGTCCAGCTGCAAAAATTGCTCGGACAATATGGAGCGAACCGCTTGGAAAATGCATGTAAATGCGCCTGTGAAATCCAATCACTGACAGCGAGTAGTGTGCGCTCTATATTGCAGTGTAACCTTGATAAAACGGATACAAATGAAGAGGTAGCTCAGCTATCACTGCCGCTACATCATAATGTACGTGGAGCAAATTATTACAGTGGCGAGGGGGATGGTCATGAGTAACGAGCAAACTGTTTATGACAACCTTAAGGCGCTTCGGTTACATGGAGTCAGCGAGGCGTTGCAAAAAGTACTGCTGACGCCGCAAATGTGTGAATGGCCTTTGCTGGATACCTTAGCGTATCTGACGAATGCCGAAATGCAGTCGAGAGACGTGAAAAAGCGAGAGCGGTTAAAACGAGATGCAAGACTAAAACAAAGCTATGCCTGTGTTGAGAATATTGATTACCAGGCCAATCGGGGAATAGACAAAGGCTATCTGGCGACGTTAATCACCTGCGACTGGATTTCGCAAAATCAGTTTCTTGTTATTACAGGTCCAACCGGCGTTGGTAAAAGCTGGCTTGCCTGTGCACTGGCAAATCAGGCTATTAATCAGATGCGATCAGTGCATTACTATCGAAGCGGCTTGTTATTTGAGGAAATGGCCATTGCACATAGGGATGGATCTTTGCCGAAGTTGCGCAATAAACTCTCCAGATATAAGGTCATCATTTTAGATGACTTCGGTCTGAGCCCTATGAGTGATGGCAATCGGCATGACCTGCTTGATTTGGTCGAAGATAGGGTTGAATCAGGCTCGTTTATTATCACCTCCCAGCTGCCGGTTGAGCAATGGCATGAATATATTGGTGAGCCCACTGTTGCGGATGCGATTATGGACCGTATTGTACATCGGGCCCATATCATTCAGTTGCATGGCGAATCAATGCGCAAGTTGCATTCTCCGCTCAGGGAGGGCAAGTCATGACAGCTCACGCCAACTCCCTTAACGATGCGCGTTCCATCTCTACAACATCAGATGGACAAATCGCAGAGCAGCTATTTCAGCATTACCACCAAAAGCTGCTGGAAATGCCACAAGTGCTTGAGTTACTGAGAAATCATGGCATTGATGACGCACAAGTTCTTCAAAAATACATGGGCTATTCAGACCGCTCATTGAATAAAGTTCTACCTTGTGCCAGAACAGCATTGGGCGGACTTGTGCGGGGTCGCTTACAGGCTATGCAGTTACTCAGAAGATCCGGGCATGAAGCATTTGCTGGTTGTGTAGTGGAACCCTGCTTTGATCTCAATGGTGTGGTATGTAGTGCCTGTGGCGTGCGATTTCGACGACAGGCTAGCAGGGCACGGCCACGTATGGTGTTTTGGTATCGTGCAGGTATCTACTATGCGCCATTTGAGTTTTTGCTAGCAAAAATGGGAGGTCATTATGCTTAACCCTCCACCAGATATGGCTCTGTCAGGCTGTATTCCATTTTACCTGCAACTATGCAGTGCCAGAGGTCAGAGCGATAAAACGGTTGCGGCAAAAGCCTCTAACTTATCGTTGTTTTCCGCCTGGT
The Pseudoalteromonas viridis DNA segment above includes these coding regions:
- the istA gene encoding IS21 family transposase, with the translated sequence MDAHKLRNLLRLLLNTNYSNGYIANLSGLAPNTVKRYRKKLQSQPLTIQALDESDDNQLNSLFTTHKANAFQRRQPDWPYIHGLMQLRHQTLIQLWEEYRRANPKDAYCYSQFTHYYRNYIKSIDITMRQHYAPGEVAFVDFAGKRPSWTKLKFGKQQFAELFVGVLGHSQLIFAIAVLNQKMESWLYAHQQMLNYFGGVPQLIVPDNLKSAVTKPGKFPVINRSYQEMSEHYGFVIEPARVRRPQDKSLAEIGVLLVTRWITVVLRRRQFFSLEEMNVAIRELLEVLNNRPFKRYEGCRRSRFETQESETLMPLTAEPFDIGHWIHHQKVDRDYHVYVYGHAYSVPFEFAHQYVDIKVCPKKVEVYCHHKQVAIHVRSHVQGGATTENRHRPKSHRAYAEQSRESFLKWAEGVGSCTVSVVTAQFSEQADHSLKGCKACVQLQKLLGQYGANRLENACKCACEIQSLTASSVRSILQCNLDKTDTNEEVAQLSLPLHHNVRGANYYSGEGDGHE
- the istB gene encoding IS21-like element helper ATPase IstB, which translates into the protein MSNEQTVYDNLKALRLHGVSEALQKVLLTPQMCEWPLLDTLAYLTNAEMQSRDVKKRERLKRDARLKQSYACVENIDYQANRGIDKGYLATLITCDWISQNQFLVITGPTGVGKSWLACALANQAINQMRSVHYYRSGLLFEEMAIAHRDGSLPKLRNKLSRYKVIILDDFGLSPMSDGNRHDLLDLVEDRVESGSFIITSQLPVEQWHEYIGEPTVADAIMDRIVHRAHIIQLHGESMRKLHSPLREGKS